The DNA segment accgaactttgtgttcgctgaaatactggagtttgaagtaccactatacCAGCGTGTAATTTATTCTATCctaggaggaaataatccataatcTTGGGTACTATGAGTGGATTAAATTctttaaggaaacactgtgaattcagtggtcTCGGATTAACTTTTATTTCATTTACATTTTCTGTTTATATGTTATTCTATCTTTTCCATAATTAGTTTACAAATACAGAATCACCAtgcagagctattcccagactcagaatcccaaacggacatcgataacactgaaatgcactacaacccaacttatgaaattcttccaaaaatgataactaccacaataggtgccgaaatatTCCCGGGTattccaaaacctgatccggacatatgcccaagtccgaaatcatcatacgaacctgctggaaccttccaATCCTggttccgaggtcgtttactcaaaaatccaatcttagtcaattcttccaacttaaagctttcaaaatggaaattctctttccaaatcaactccgaacttcccgaaattcaattccgaccatgcgcacaagtcataatacctgatgTGAAGCTATTCacggcctcaaactgccgaacaacGTACTAGAGcccaaaatgactggtcgggtcgttacattctctctcacttaaacatacattcgtcctcgaacgtgctgagtaCTGTactggagttgtccgaaatcactgtttaataccttgagcacctacccgtgctaccacagcTTAGCTGAGCACATTAACTTGATcaaatctgaagatattctcCTTTATTCAACAAATAAGCTTAGAACCCAAtttcaacatccgaaattctctgcgAGACCGTCTTCCAATATttgaacaccgtatcaatcactacacagtgtcccaaaacatgactgcataccttttgCTGAATTCTCACCATGCACCACATCCTCCACAGGACTATATTAACATTCTCTGGTCATAATAACCAACATTccccgaatctgatgctcacaatgcacctcatgacatgTATAAGTTTTGTTCCAATTCTTACAATATTGCCACGATGGAAGAgacgtgtagaaattcataaccaactgctgagtcaacaaatcattgaggctatactcctgacaagaaccattacctcattttgAACCACTTAATGGTATTTTTtctttaatatactttatataatccgatcgcactgatcctagatccaataatcttgTCTCACCCAGTGCAAACTGCTCAGGCAACAAGCCACCCCtgacatgaccaaaagtctcatatgatgccacaacgtgccaataggctactaactcgaatgtgatacataaggaaaccgaactctggaagggactactcaactcacgctgctaatatggactttcctcaaaaaatggaaaacaaaacacacaaaaattataatatagaaaactgtactcaacatcatactattgcggcgtacaacccgatccaaacaacatacccatagcggcatgccacccgatccacacatagaattcacataaggagatacatacCGAGCTAATttctcattacaacaaaatatcgaATATCGGTCCCAAGCACACTAAGTGTATAATACCATCCCTAGGAAGACATATAGCTCCATAAGccacaaactcaagcacaactgaggtgcgatatatgttctGAAACAAAAGAGCCACCCTGCTCACATAAAACCATCGTTATGCGAaatctcaacacataagaaaattATTGAGTCGTTCACAACACACACAGCACAATATGGCATTACATGAAACAGCCGACGACGAAATAACATCCAACGTCCGAATGCTCCTCCtaaggagcgctatgctgaaatgaacacatccggcttgatatagagcccatattcatatttaaatccattcacggacctcaagccgattctgatcgtaccgaactaggccaataatctttcttgggtccataataacccttCTTTCCCATAGCACACAAGAACAACCGTCCAATCCGGAACAACCTTCCACATTCCACAACCAAATGAACTAAGCGCACTTCAGACATAAATTCTCAATTAGCGATAGTACCacaatctccatacttggtttaaatcctCAATCAATTAAGTGACTACATATCACACTTATACAATTTTTTCGTGGGATATGCTCCCATGGCCTTCTGTACcaggtaacaagtctgcacatccataccaccgcCATACAAATGCTGCAAAGTGAATCAAGGATCTCCAAGTCAATACGCAAAACCTCTTACTTATGAcactgatctcaggtgacgctgaagataaTACCAACTTACTCTAAACATCTAAATTCTTTTCCTGCTCATCCAAGCCGTGACCTCCTTGTCAATACTGAACCGCAACGTTGATTCTCAACTTTCAAATCCCACGCTACACGCGGCACTTAATCATGACAATGTACAtgagtacaagaatttcatcataactcttgaaccactaatagggtaaaCACTTTATTATATAGAAGCGatttacttaactcatttcaaGGGAACTATTAAAACCCATGACTAAATTCTCATAACCATAGAAAATACcaacctcaagtagtggtctaaaccaccataactcttccGGGATCCATCTGTACATAATAGGCCATAATACTCGAAAgcctccaaataaaatcaattacagcGACCGTCAAACCTCACACGCATTACTGTAATCATGTGTATAACTTAACACGCTGAAGGAACTAATCGTTGCCCCCATTATACCAATTCAACCATTGCTGACTGATTTTACTTCTTCCAATTTACTCTGGGCTTGACTTAGGAATAATAGTAGCCCCATTCAAAACATTCAATTCccacgaaccatctcataccctccttaTGCGCATATTCGCATCCTCAGCCggtacacccattctgataattcctctatgaATCCGAAGTCATTTTCTCTTATTCCTCTCAATTTATACCGCAGACCGAAGATAACACATAACACCCCAAGCTCCTTATCATAATCTGATGTAAAAGCTCGATACTCAACCATACTGTGGACTCAAAACCCTTAGGCACCACACCTTAACCTTTGAACCCACTAGGACCGTTactgagagtcacccactctaacttggccctgaatataatcaactgcAAGGCTCCGCTAGCACATGACCACCCTCTCAAAGAAGCACCTTTCTTTGCAACTCACTTCTACACGAAGCATAATTCATGAGTcttcccaaagcctgaacatgaaTCGATGATGCCAATTATAGAACACATTCTTcaaatcctttgctcaaattaccactgatgTTCTCTTTTCTTAGTCGcagtaacccatcaatatgccgaTAACTAGAAATCTCACAAATAGGCGACCAAGCAATCCAACTGTAGGCgatgggactctcccacttagcttgaagccactattacacaactttggaacccaccaagatcttttatctcttattgacatgaccttgTGCAATTAAACCGTcagattcctcgaaatccttctgttagcatttcgtgaacactctgaatctctagcaACATTTCACATATTAGAACTCTTACTGGATAGCCAGTAAAATCCTTCGCATAAGCTTCaccaaccacgcgaccgctgacctgctcataggagataacccacctgagcccgtgctcattcaccagctgcacaagtccattcactcctcgtggacatcaaccaaatgtgcgacaatatcttccaatttaaagttatgttgtatccttcttcatatcaagcagctTCTTTCCGTCACATCAAATCTCCCGCTATATGCTAgacaatatttcaaattaagctcGTAAACCCATTCACCatccactaaaattcccaaaccaCTCCAAACTTTCCTCAAGGGGATGTAGTCATCTTGCCACTGAATCCACGTGCTGCTctaccactctcccactttgcCCAAACCCCTCTTCTTTAAGTAACTACTTGACTCCCGCTTCTTATACtaggccttctagaaatttaaccaccgCGTGACACTttccacatgtccttcctcatcctttgctgctcaactgatgccttagatcaaaatctatcCCGGTAGCACTTGAACCAACAGGTCGCTACTAACTTTGAACCTTCCCGAAGATTatctttctcgagccatcaacattagaaacaccgattcaatcctgaaccaccgcataCCACGATTTCTGACAGTCACCTCTCCATTATTATTTCACGATACCCTTACCCAAAGGtgaattgaagaaaaccataacaccggCAAACTTAACATATTCAATCGCGGATGATGGTACCACgtcgcagatgaaaattccaccacacttgaaaacACTAAGTCTCGTTACTCCGTCAACCCAAACCTGAACATTCTTAGTCTGATTGCCCTTCCTCTACTGATAATAAAATACCGAATCCCTGAATCATGTATTGAGTAAACCTCCATTCAAGTCCTTCACTggcccaacacataggcaagtatcctctCCGCACGTTAATACCGTGTGATAACCAATCATGAGAAATCATAGCAATCCACACATAGCCTCAAGGCTCTCAGAAGTACAGCTACTGAGCTGAAATAACAAAATATCCTTCCGCAATGTGACGATAATAGCCCAAAAACTACGCAGGGAGGAACATCCCGTACCACATCTAtggtaccattacaattcttcaattctcgatttataataaGGCTTCGCGTCGCACAAGATTGAGCAACAAGGAAACAAGgtcataagcctcaaaggaatcaaaccgcatgatgaggaatcaagaaggaaagTTCTCCTAACAGCcccgtagcctctcgaagataagtacagacgtctccgtaccgttccgcaagactctactagactcgctcatgactcatgagacctaagggaacctagtgctatgataccatgttatcacgacccaaaattcattaaaggtcgtgatgacGCTGGACACcactgttaggcaagccaacaccaagaagttaattaaattctcaatttagtattttttaaaatcatttattTTACTTACATTAAACAATATATAATAAACTTCACGGAGTAAATAGCGATGTCTTTAACAAATTGAATACTAAAAATTACCATAGTcatcctagaacccggtgtcataagtacatgagcaatttctaggaatttAAAACGTAATACAACAATTGTCCATAATACAATTggacaaaaaagaaaatacagtacaatattCTGAAAGAGACTGTGCCGGCTGCGGATCATCTCGAGAGGTGCAGCTCGCCTTAGTCCcagtatcaaccatgccgctacgcCGAACTAGGCCACGAGACTTACATgcacctgtgcaacaaaaatgcacagcaagtgtagtatgagtacgaaaacaacgcgtatccagtgagtatcccgtctaatgtcaaagaagtagagacgagaggtcgacttcgacacttactagtggtccaatagtaatatattaatAATGCGAATATTATGGATTTATTACAAAACGGCAGTAAATTCAAGTAAGTCACGAAACAAGTAAACATTCCTTTTTACATTAaaaagtctccaaattcataatctataatttatcaatttatctcagaccagggaggcaatatcagtttATAAATCTCAAGAAAACATTACAAGCATACGCAAaacatgtcgaggtcgtacggcccgatccaacaagtatttaaactgtgcactgccagagggtcgaatggagcgaaccatagatgcatctatttaattgCCAAGGCGTTCGCCCCGttccaaaattaaacacacacagacagtcaatcaagaagtcatcatggaacaattatccaaagaaaagccaattctctttttaacaattcaagaaaatgaagtttaatctttcttagaaatttatttactaattcgatgtgatttaagcaattcaataCGTTAATAACATTACAAATATTCCAGGTAtaacatgtttttgggtcctagactactcaGACTTAAATATATAGCaactacgcacggactctcatcacctcgtgcgtacgtagcccccacaaatggAAGCACAattccaattaattcacctatggagacaattccctcttacaaggttagaaaggataCTCAACTCTCTCCGAAGATCCATCACCGGCATTCCACGTCCTTCTGAAGACTCAAATTGGCGCAcgacgctccaaaactagccaataattatgtaaacccattaatatatgtccaattactcattataatccaatttataacaattcctagcCCCTATCGAAAGGTTGACaaaaatgccctcgggcccacgtgcccgaattacAAAAAAATTCGAAGATAaggtttacccataacctcatgaactcaaatatataatttactctcaaattcatgtccaaaatcgtggtcaaaatctaagaatactaattttctaggttttccctcaaaccccaagttttccACAAgtattcatgctcaaatccatatacaatcatgtatttaactcaaaactgacataaaccacttacctcatgcttggtggtgaaaatggcacctcaaagttgctccaaaatcggcttcAATGGAAGAAATGtggttgaaatgaacccaacccctgatttaaaagaacctcactgcctcTAGCATTTTCGTGCatgcggtcacttgaccgcttctgcggttgcgCAAGTGCGACCCGctaaccgcttttgcggtcctcaTCCAAGCCCCCAACTTCCGCATCTGTGTCCTTCCTtttgcaggtgcggtcccgcttttgcggcaagatgaccgcatctgcggtcccagcctagcCCAGCCActttcgcttctgcggtaccTAGGTCActcctgcggctccgcacctgcggtcaaaacctcgcaggtgcggttacaccataTACCAGCTGCTTCATTCCtttcttcaaattccaaatttgatctgttaaccatccggaatctactcgaggcccccgggaccccaaccaatcataccaaccaatccCATGATATAATGCGGACCTGCTTGAGGCCTCAACTCATATCAAACAACGTTAAactcatgaatcgacctccaatccaagcttaatgaactttagaattacaaacttctacattcgatgtcgaaacctatcaaatctcgtccgatttaccccaaattttgcacacaagtcatatttgacattacagacctattccaactttcggaatcgaaaTCCCACCTCGATATTaaaaagtccacttctggtcaaacttctcaaaaccttcaaatttctatctttagccaaatgactccataacgacctacagacctccgaattcacttccgatcacactcccaataccagaatcaccatgtGGATttattcccagactcgaaatcccaaatggacatcgataacactaaaatgcactaCAACCCAACTTATGAagttcttccaaaaatgctaattttcacaataggtgccgaaatatTCCCGGGTCTTCctaaacccgatccggacatacgcccaagtccgaaatcatcatatgaacctgttaaaaccttcaaatcccgattctgaggtcatttactcaaaaatccaatcttagtcaatttttccaacttaaagctttcgaaatggaaattctctttccaaatcaattgcgaacttcccgaaattcaatttcgaccatgtgtacaagtcataatacctgatgTGAAGTTGCTCACGGCCTCAAACTATCGAACGACATGCTAGAGcccaaaatgaccggtcgggtcgttacaatttgtataatatataatcaAAAATGGCAATAAAGCTGATTAAAGAGCTTATTGGGTTTGTTCTAAACTGTAAAATTGTTGTTGACTTGTATATGAAATCAAAAATGTGATCTAACTATGCTATTTCTAATGGAAATAGTTGTACTAGCCATGCACAAACAGATTATGCTTTATTGTGCTTCTTTTATtggaaatttttgttttgtttgatttttgccTTTATTAAGGCCTCCTTCCTCACAATCTCCTTCAGAGTTAATCAACTCATAAATTATCACAGCAAAAAAAAATTTAGTTTTGTGTCTTGCTCCAGATTACAAAATGAATTGCACCTACCCTTAGATGATCTCCCCCGCTCATGCCCCCTGTTCGATGACTTCCCTTGATATTATTCTCATTATTATTTCTTGAGGCGTACCTATTTTTGTAGTTGGTGTTATCTGTTGCATTCAAGCGTTTGTGATCCGTCGCTTTTTTCGTGGTATTCAGTTGTTCTTTGAGTACGTATTTTTAATTAACTTGGGTATTGAAGCTGAAGTGGCAATGAAATGTCAATTTCCTCCCGAATTTGTAGTAGTTCAACGAAATTGTGTGGCGGATTTAATATCATCATTTGTAGTTGTGGTATGTCTTTTCTACGATCTTTATAGatcatataaaagaaaaatatcaaTTACATTTTATGGAACAGCTGATGCTATTGAAAAGTCCTTTCAAAATTGTGTAAGATGTTCCTATTTTTTCGGGTATTATCCAGAAGTGATAAACTCCAGATTACAGCTACTATTTCACAACTTGTATTCCGTTCtttgagaatttggttatagctgagacCTGGCAAGAGGTGGCTGAGTTATTTCATTTATTGCTATAGTTTATTGTTTTTGTTTAGTTTAGAATTTCTTTCTTGCTTTATTATTTATATGTTGTTACAGTTTATATTATAATTGGCTcatcgtagcctcgtcactacttcgtcgaggttaggctcggcacttactcagtacatggggtgggttgtactgatactacactctgccctcttttgtgcagatccaggtatcgtCCAGCGTTAGCGGCTTTAGTAGCTGTCATTCATCACTCGGAGAcacgaggtagatctgctggcgtccgcagaaTTCGTGGAGTCGTCTCTTAGTTTTATAGAGACTGTTTATTTTACTCAAAACAGATACATTATTTCTCTCATCCCATTATATGTAGTATacttagaagttcgtgaattgtgacaccagacACTGGGGTAGTCTTAGAGTTATATATTTAATTCGTGGCTTGGTTTATTTATTCGTATATTATTTTATTCATGAAGTTATTTATTGAAACTATCAGATTTAGttatttttaaattatgttaTTGTGTTTTAGTAATTATTCAAAGGGAAATGGCTAATCAatttctaacattggcttgcctaacaagtggggtgttaggtgccatcacggctcTAAGATTGGGAATTTGGGTCGTAACAACAAATGACTTTGATAAATCTAAGAtgatttatattttaaaattaaatatctCTTAAATAGATGAGTGTTGAAATTCTCAAAGTCGAAGGGTTGAAAACAGAGGGTGACATAGAACGACAAGGAGTATTTCATTTAATGAGTCAAGCTAAATCATCAATTTTCAAAGAGAGTTACTTGTCTTCTTCTTTGTATTCCTATTAGACTCATTTGATTATTAATCAATGAGAGGAACAACCCAGTCATCAAGAGCTCTTTTGggtagtaattttttttttttttgccaaaaactGTAAGTTTATATTTTAAGCGTAATGAGTTTTCTTGTGACGACTGAAGTAGTGATTAATAAGCATGAGATATGAACTAATTTATATCTGGTTAGAGAAGAAGAAATGGAATAGTTCCTTGTCCAGTGAGGGAGAGAAAGAAAAGGCAAAGCTAGAGAGAGCAGGATCTGGATCTGGGAACGGGGGttcaaattttgaaataaaaagacaaaaaagcCTCCGTCCCAATGAATAGGAAACATGAATgtaagggtattttaggtaagtAAAAATGGGTACATGGCTAACATACTACCTTCACTAGTATGTTAGCAAgatccccccccccacacacacacacatatatatcaTTACGGTTGGACAGAAATCTAAAGGTTTGAGGGGATCAACATTCTATGAACAAAACCAACTAAGATTTGATAAAGGGAGATGATTAGTAGAaatagagatatatatatatatatatcatcacGGTTGGACAGAAATCTAAAGGTTTGAGGGGATCAACATTCTATGAACAAAACCAACTAAGATTTGATAAAGGGAGATGATTAGTAGAAATAGAGACACACATAAAAACTTAGATTCATAATTCACCATTACTACAACATATTTAATGAAGCTATTTGCAACAGAAGCTACGGAAAGACATTACTACCAGAATTAAGAAAATGTAGGAAAATAACATTACTAAAATCTGAAGCAGATACTAAACCACAACTTGTTTTGCTCGGCGGGTTCGCAATAGATTATTTATACGCGAACCTTTTAATACAAAtacaaggttcgaaccaaaactatTGGACCGTCTGGTGTGGCTCCACCCTTGACTAAAATGCCAAATTGCATCTCATCCGCCGCCTTCTTCAGATTTCTGGTCATCAAATTCAAGTTCTTCTGGTAAAGTGGGACGAGTAATTTTCTGCAAATAAATACCAATAGCATCAAGGTACGAGCCAGCGTGCCTGTAAAATCCAACAATAGCCCAATCTTTCATCAGAGGATGAAAAGAGCTTCTTTTCCCAGAATCAGGCACACGCTCAGAATCAAAAGGTCCATAACTCTTCACATTGGTTATAAAACATAGAGATTTTACAACCAAATGGCCATTAAAACGACCCAAAGTCCCTGTTATTCCTGTCAAATATTCCAAGGGCGCTTTCTCAAAAGTCACCTAGcaaaacaataataacaataattatGCCTTAATTTCAAACAAATTAATGTTTGTTATACACATACTGAAAATGAGTGAACCAAATACTTTTGACGTGAAATAAAATTTAGAATTACTATGTTGGCTAACAATCAGAGGTGTATCCAGTGTAGAATCCATCATCATCTACGCctgtatttttatataaaaaattattaaatatgtataaataataaattttgaaccTATTAAATTAGATAAGATGTGGTAGAATTGTGAATTTGAACCCATAGTTCAAATTATGGGTGTTAATTGGGCCGGgctgacccgttttcagcccgcTTCAACCCGGATCAGCCCGGTTCAGCCCGCTACTGTTCACGTTGGGGCGGGTTGGGACGGGGGTCGGGTTGTGTACGTTCACGTTTAGACTAACGGTGccccgaacccgttaaacccAAATTTCCTTAACGGACTGAACACGGGCTGCAGCCCGTTAGCAGCCTGGTTtccgtttgaattttttttttaattaaattggaCCCATTCCCAACGGTCAAATTCAAAAATGACCGTTGGGGAACAGCCAGAAATTGCAGAAATGGCCAATTTcgccaacccccccccccattaataatatagccctcccaccccaaaatctataaatagccccccttcttcttcattttttctcacaAATTCACTCTCTTACTACTCTAATTATCTCTCAAGTATCAAactctcaattctctcttgatattatagttcttaaattcttaattatttattatttcaagtttcatcaattattttgtttagccattacaaaattattattatcaaatatcaattattcaagtgaagcgttatcaagtattcaagtattatcaactatcaagtttcggtctatcaattgaattttgatatcaaaaattcaaaattaatgcGGCATAAGGAATCCCGGTATTccatctctttctcttatttggtgtacacttattttattaattagtttcttaatttagtttcttaatttaatttcttacttgaatttcttaacttaatttcttaatttaatttcttactttaatttcttactttaatttatataATGGATTTACGTAGAGCGGCCAAAAAAGCGTGCACTAGAGGTGGTAGTaagaaaacttcaaaaagaacAAGAGATGGTGTTGGTTCTTCTAGTAGCTTTACACatatttctgaaagttcacctgaaaatttaaatgtagattatgagcgaatgcaagaaaattatggtgtagatgatgatttagatgctttgttagatgatattcaatcacCCGATAATCTTGACACACCACCACCTACACCTGGTAATGCTAGTCAAACTCAAAATGTTAGGGGTGCAGGTGCAACAAGTAGGCCTCCTCTCTCTATTAAGAAAAATCGACGATTAA comes from the Nicotiana sylvestris chromosome 4, ASM39365v2, whole genome shotgun sequence genome and includes:
- the LOC138890500 gene encoding mannose/glucose-specific lectin-like, which codes for MMMDSTLDTPLIVSQHSNSKFYFTSKVTFEKAPLEYLTGITGTLGRFNGHLVVKSLCFITNVKSYGPFDSERVPDSGKRSSFHPLMKDWAIVGFYRHAGSYLDAIGIYLQKITRPTLPEELEFDDQKSEEGGG